Proteins encoded in a region of the Bicyclus anynana chromosome 9, ilBicAnyn1.1, whole genome shotgun sequence genome:
- the LOC112048990 gene encoding retinol dehydrogenase 14-like, with translation MLVYVPVAIIVFLILLRLYLKSCVKKCTCKSTLVGKTVIVTGANSGIGYHTAYKLAAKGARTILACRDERRARAAVEKIIKGTGNMQVIYKHLDLTSLQSVRDFADDVLKTEDRLDVLVNNAGACALENKYTKDGIIEGMQVNHFGPFLLTLILLPLLKRSQPSRIVNVSSLIYMMGCVDFKKLNEKRSCKQILYADSKLCNLLIQQEFARRLEEMDVTINSAHPGVIMTNILGELNPLFEAFLTFMCWMSPRSIEDGAETVVHLALSQECGTYSGKFYIDCKERYLLYKARDLDLAKKLWELSENEVKDFL, from the coding sequence ATGCTTGTGTACGTTCCTGTGGCAATTATTGTATTTCTAATTCTTCTAAGATTATATCTGAAGTCATGTGTGAAAAAGTGTACGTGCAAATCGACATTGGTTGGAAAGACAGTTATAGTGACAGGCGCAAACAGCGGGATCGGATATCACACTGCATACAAATTAGCAGCGAAAGGAGCTAGAACAATTCTCGCTTGCAGAGACGAAAGGCGAGCGCGAGCAGCGgtggaaaaaataataaagggaACTGGTAATATGCAAGTCATCTATAAACACCTCGACTTAACATCGTTGCAATCCGTTCGTGATTTTGCTGATGATGTTTTAAAAACAGAAGACCGCCTTGATGTTCTTGTAAATAACGCAGGGGCTTGTGcccttgaaaataaatatacgaaAGATGGCATTATAGAAGGCATGCAAGTCAATCATTTTGGACCATTTCTACTGACCCTAATTTTATTACCTTTGCTGAAAAGATCACAACCCAGCAGAATTGTGAACGTGAGCTCCTTGATATACATGATGGGTTGTGTGGATTTCAAAAAGTTAAACGAAAAGAGATCGTGTAAACAAATTTTGTATGCAGATAGCAAGTTATGCAATCTGTTAATACAACAAGAATTTGCAAGGCGCCTTGAGGAAATGGATGTTACGATAAACTCGGCGCATCCTGGAGTCATTATGACAAACATTTTAGGAGAATTGAATCCGTTGTTTGAAGCATTTCTGACCTTTATGTGCTGGATGAGTCCTAGGTCTATTGAAGATGGAGCAGAGACGGTGGTTCATTTAGCTTTATCTCAAGAATGTGGAACTTATTCtggaaaattttatattgattgtaAAGAGAGATATCTATTGTATAAAGCAAGAGACCTCGACCTTGCGAAAAAACTTTGGGAACTATCCGAAAATGAAGTTAAAGACTTTTTGTAA
- the LOC112049001 gene encoding retinol dehydrogenase 14-like: MTKLSNIMLVYVSAAIVVFLILLRFYLRSCVKKCTCKSKLFGKTVIITGANSGIGYHTALRLAGRGARTILACRDEERALAAVEKIKNETGNMQVIYRHLDLTSLQSVRDFANDVLKTEDRLDVLVNNAGACALRNEYTKDGIVEGMQVNHFGPFLLTLLLIPLLKNSRPSRIVNVSTLMYVFGFVNLEKFNEKRLNRINLYADSKLYNLLIQQEFSERLKETDITINSLHPGVIVTGILGIPNPLFAAFFKFICWVSPRTAEEGAETAVHLAVSEECKNVTGKFYIDCKETFLLPKAKDAVMATKVWSLSEKMVKNYL, encoded by the coding sequence ATGACAAAACTAAGTAACATAATGCTTGTGTATGTTTCCGCTGCAatagttgtatttttaatacttcTACGATTTTATCTAAGATCATGTGTGAAAAAGTGTACATGCAAATCGAAATTATTCGGAAAGACAGTTATAATAACAGGCGCAAACAGTGGAATAGGATATCACACAGCACTTAGATTAGCAGGAAGAGGAGCTAGAACGATTCTTGCTTGCAGAGATGAAGAACGAGCGCTTGCAGCtgtagagaaaataaaaaatgaaactgGTAATATGCAAGTTATCTACAGACATCTGGATTTAACTTCGTTGCAGTCCGTCCGTGATTTTGCTAATGATGTTTTGAAAACGGAAGACCGACTCGATGTTCTTGTTAATAACGCTGGAGCGTGTGCCCTTAGAAACGAGTATACTAAAGATGGTATTGTAGAAGGTATGCAAGTCAACCACTTTGGACCATTTCTACTGACTCTACTTTTAATACCTTTACTCAAAAATTCACGGCCCAGCAGAATTGTGAATGTCAGCACACTTATGTATGTATTTGGGTTTGTAAATTTAGAGAAATTTAATGAAAAGAGACTGAACAGAATAAATCTGTACGCTGACAGCAAACTTTACAATTTGCTGATACAACAAGAATTTTCTGAGCGACTCAAGGAAACGGATATTACAATAAACTCTTTACATCCTGGAGTAATTGTGACGGGTATTTTAGGTATACCAAACCCGTTATTTGCTgcgtttttcaaatttatttgcTGGGTGAGTCCTAGAACAGCGGAAGAGGGTGCAGAGACAGCAGTTCATTTAGCTGTATCTGAAGAATGCAAGAACGTTACAGGAAAGTTCTACATAGATTGTAAAGAAACATTTCTATTACCTAAAGCTAAAGATGCAGTGATGGCTACAAAGGTTTGGTCATTGTCGGAGAAAATGGTtaagaattatttataa
- the LOC112048988 gene encoding carotenoid isomerooxygenase — MSEEKKLYPNYDMGIWFRTCDEEVTEPLQGKLSGTIPSWIQGTLLRNGPGCKKIGDCEYQHVFDGLAIIHRFAVKDGRATYQSKFLHTDVYKKNTAAKRIVVTEFGTKAVPDPCRTIFDRISSIFDFNVQQTDNTVVSVYPFGDQIYAMTEVPILYQVDPKSLETLGRKQLPRSLIVFHTAHPHVMENGDLYNVGLSTDKGYVVVKFTNNGKGDMFETTEIVGSIKPRWKVNPAYMHSFGITENYFIIIEQPLCISLLNLAKRYLFTESFSTILVSYPEYETNIYLIHRETGETSQYSVDSVFFMHIVNCFERDGKVIIDLCTYKDGKLLDAMHLAAVKSMQTNPDYGQWSRSRPKRITIPLDAPDMSKVEAKLIIDYGVEMPRINYDTYNGRPYKYFYGIGSDVDTGYAGTLVKVNVESGEYKLWHEEQCYPSEPIFIPHPDGKEEDDGVVLSSLIWGKDDHAVTLLVLDAKTFEELARVDFVTPSQTPRCFHGWYLPDQASVK; from the exons ATGAGTGAAGAGAAAAAACTTTATCCGAACTATGACATGGGCATATGGTTCCGTACGTGTGACGAAGAGGTCACGGAACCCTTGCAAGGAAAACTGTCAG gcACTATTCCCTCATGGATACAAGGCACTCTGTTGAGAAACGGTCCAGGTTGTAAGAAAATCGGCGACTGTGAATACCAACACGTGTTCGACGGACTTGCGATAATCCACAG GTTCGCGGTAAAAGATGGCCGGGCAACATATCAGAGCAAGTTCCTACATACGGACGTGTACAAGAAGAACACAGCCGCCAAGCGCATCGTGGTCACAGAGTTCGGCACTAAGGCGGTACCAGATCCCTGCAGAACTATTTTTGAcag AATATCATCCATCTTCGACTTCAACGTCCAGCAGACGGACAACACCGTGGTCTCCGTGTATCCTTTCGGCGACCAAATCTACGCCATGACCGAAGTGCCCATACTCTACCA AGTAGACCCCAAGAGTTTGGAGACTTTGGGGCGAAAGCAACTACCACGATCCCTGATAGTGTTCCACACGGCCCATCCCCACGTTATGGAAAAcg GTGACTTATACAACGTGGGATTAAGTACAGACAAGGGTTACGTCGTTGTCAAGTTTACAAACAATGGAAAAG GTGACATGTTTGAGACAACAGAGATAGTGGGCAGCATTAAACCAAGATGGAAAGTCAATCCGGCGTACATGCATTCATTTg GTATAACTGAAAACTACTTCATCATAATCGAGCAACCTTTGTGCATCTCTTTGTTAAACTTGGCCAAGCGATATCTCTTCACTGAATCTTTCTCCACCATATTGGTCTCCTACCCAGAATACGAG ACAAACATCTACCTCATACATCGCGAGACTGGTGAAACATCTCAGTACAGTGTAGACAGTGTATTCTTCATGCATATAGTAAATTGCTTCGAGCGGGATGGAAAAGTGATCATCGATTTGTGCACCTACAAAGATGGCAAACTTTTAGACGCTATGCATTTGGCAGCTGTTAAG TCAATGCAAACTAACCCGGACTACGGCCAATGGTCTAGAAGTCGTCCCAAACGCATAACAATTCCTCTGGACGCACCGGACATGAGCAAAGTTGAAGCTAAACTTATCATCGATTATGGTGTTGAGATGCCGAGGATTAATTACGACACATACAACG ggcgaccatacaaatatttctatggAATTGGATCTGATGTAGATACCGGATATGCTGGAACT CTTGTTAAAGTAAACGTAGAATCAGGGGAATACAAACTATGGCACGAAGAGCAATGTTACCCCAGCGAGCCCATATTCATACCACATCCCGACGGAAAG GAAGAAGACGATGGTGTAGTTCTCAGCTCATTGATATGGGGGAAAGACGACCACGCAGTCACTTTGCTAGTACTAGATGCAAAAACATTTGAAGAACTGGCGAGAGTTGACTTCGTCACCCCTTCGCAGACTCCCCGTTGCTTCCACGGCTGGTATTTGCCCGATCAGGCGTCTGTAAAGTGA
- the LOC112048998 gene encoding odorant receptor 2a-like, producing MAAKSQWPLKFEEVTKSSRIFSRFNGSCPNVVTFNKLWWIKNIFWPSYSIFCFYISTYTVIYFNFKNKSYADAIRNGTMSIVGLTVSLKHLLLLRHRGSIKEIIDIMERDYEAAKDFSDNEKKTVIKYAQLGTGICKFWVVVAIITSMLFPVKAIVLMAYYLFKGEFQLVPLMDLSYPFIDEYKNIPIMFCILFFSCFCFAMYAATMYIAFDPLVPVIIAHICGQMELISNRLLNIFSAAKNMEDIHQNLKEINMKLMEIYSIIETLQKNFVVLYEFVMKTTTFLISFSAFQIVEGAKHNGVSVEFVSFFFGAILHFYSPCYFSNLLMDKSEGLRQAIYSCGWEMIPNTRIRKTILLMLTRTTKSLVIRTVFVPICLDTFAEMARQAYGIYNLMNAAWG from the exons ATGGCTGCCAAGTCACAATGGCCGTTGAAATTCGAGGAGGTCACAAAAAGTTCTAGAATATTCAGTCGTTTTAACGGTTCTTGTCCAAACGTCGTAACGTTTAATAAACTTTGgtggattaaaaatatattttggccCTCTTACTCTATCTTCTGTTTTTACATATCGACATATACCGTCATTTactttaatttcaaaaacaaaagcTATGCTGACGCCATTAGAAACGGTACGATGTCCATCGTAGGTTTGACTGTGTCCTTGAAGCATTTGCTGTTACTTCGTCACCGTGGATCTATTAAAGAAATCATCGATATTATGGAAAGAGATTATGAAGCAGCCAAAGATTTCTCTGACAACGAAAAGAAAACAGTTATAAAATACGCTCAACTTGGTACTGGTATTTGTAAATTCTGGGTAGTCGTCGCTATTATCACCAGTATGTTGTTTCCAGTTAAGGCGATTGTATTGATGGCTTACTACCTTTTTAAAGGGGAATTTCAACTGGTGCCTTTGATGGATTTGAGTTACCCATTCATagatgaatataaaaatattccaatAATGTTTTGCATACTCTTTTTCTCTTGCTTCTGTTTTGCAATGTATGCAGCAACGATGTACATTGCCTTCGATCCTCTCGTGCCAGTCATTATAGCCCACATTTGCGGGCAGATGGAATTAATTAGCAATAGATTATTAAACATCTTTTCGGCAGCGAAAAATATGGAAGACATACATCAAAATCTAAAGGAAATCAATATGAAACTTATGGAAATTTACAG TATTATCGAAACTTTGCAGAAAAATTTTGTGGTTCTGTATGAGTTTGTCATGAAAACAACTACTTTCCTGATCTCCTTCAGTGCCTTTCAAATAGTAGAG GGTGCGAAGCATAATGGAGTGTCAGTGGAGTTTGTGTCGTTCTTCTTCGGCGCAATTTTACACTTTTACAGCCCTTGCTACTTCAGTAATCTTTTGATGGATAAG AGTGAAGGATTGCGGCAAGCGATATACTCTTGTGGCTGGGAGATGATTCCTAACACCAGAATCAGAAAGACCATCTTATTGATGCTTACCAGAACAACCAAGTCGTTGGTCATCAGGACTGTGTTCGTGCCTATTTGTTTGGACACATTCGCAGAG ATGGCGCGTCAAGCTTATGGAATCTACAACCTAATGAATGCTGCTTGGGGATAG